TCGATGTATTTATTGCCATCGACATCCCAAATATATGCCCCCTCAACGCGATCGAATACGATCGGCTGTCCGCCTACAGATTTAAAAGCTCGGACTGGAGAACTAACGCCCCCGGGCATGAGTTTCTGAGCAGCGGCAAAAATCTCTTCTGATTTGGTGGTTTTAATGCTGGTATTAACCAAGGTTCTCTCCTAAGTTGAATATTAAAACTCTGTCTTTTGGGGTTTGTGGGTTCAATTCAAAACACCTAAGGTAATAAATTACACGATAAAAAAAGAATAAAATTATGTTATACCGAACCAATCAAGATTTACCTGCGGAAATCCGCGATCGCTTACCTGAAGCAGCACAAGATTTGTATCGAGCTGCTTATAATTCAACCATTCAATGGTATGGAGAAACAGCACAAGCTCATAAAGCAGCTCTAACTGCCGTAAAGATCTATTCTGCCAGAAATTTAGTCACAAGTGTTTAATCATTCAGTGGTGAGTGGTGCGTGGTGGGTGAAACACTCTAACTCCCAACTCTTCCAGCCAGCGATCGCTGCTGGCTGAGAACTGACAATCAATAACTGACAATCAACAACTGATAATAGATCGGCAGTGGTATCTTGAATTGAGTATGCCACTGTCGATCGTGTCAGGGTTTTTATATGTCCTCCAATCCAGAATTAAATTCTTTTGCTCAAGCTATTCCGCTGGACAAAATTCGCTATGACGAACGCGGATTAGTACCAGCCATCGTCCAGGACTATTTAGACGGTACGGTGTTGATGTTGGCGTGGATGAATCGCGAGTCGTTGCAAAAAACTTTGGAGACTGGCGAGACTTGGTTTTGGAGTCGTTCCCGTACAGAACTATGGCATAAAGGAGCGACATCAGGACACATCCAAAAAGTGCGATCGCTCCGTTACGATTGCGATAGCGATGCAATTCTCATCAGTGCCGAACAAATCGGTGATATTGCTTGCCATACAGGGGAACGGAGTTGTTTTCACCGCGAAGATGGACAGATTGTTCCACCACCAGCAGACACTCTGTCTCAATTATTTGCCATCATTAGCGATCGCCGCGATAATCCTCAAGAAGGTTCTTACACTTGCAAGCTCTTAGCAGGGGGAGACAATAAAATTTTAAAGAAAATTGGCGAGGAGTCGGCTGAGGTAGTGATGGCATTTAAAGACGACGAACCAGATGCGATCGCGGGGGAAGTAGCAGATTTGCTATACCATACTTTAGTCGCCCTAGCACATCACCACGTTGATTTGAAAGACGTTTACCGCAAACTCCAACAGCGCCGCCGCTAATCAGTTACCAGTTACCAGTTACCAGTTACCAGTGAAGTTCAATTTACGACTTTCCAATTACCAATTACCAATTACCATTTACCATTTACCAACACCCCACACCCTATTCGTTGATTAAGCAGTTTTCCACATTCCCATTCTCGTTCTTGCCGCAGTGACAAAAGCGTGAAAGATCCGATATTGGGATGAATCTTGAATAGACATTTCAGGATGCCATTGTAGCGCGATCGCCCAAGGATGATTTCCGTGTTCTAAAGCTTCGATGACTCCATCCGGTGCTTTTGCCGCAATCCGCCACTCAGAGGGAATAGTACCAACTGCTTGATGATGCCAAGAAACGACAGGTACTTCTAACGTACCGACAATTTGGGCTAAGTGAGTATCTGGAGCAATTTTTACAGTATGCTCAGTTGAAAGCGCTTGGTCAGCTCGATGGGCTATAACTTCGCCAAACTCATCGGGTAAGTGAGGAATCAGGCTGCCACCAGTAGCTACCACTAGTATTTCTAAGCCGCGACAAATACCCAAAATTGGTATTTCAGTAGCCAAAGCCAATTGCGCTAGAGAAATTTCCGAGCGATCGCGTTCTGGGTCGATATTGTAAATCGTAGGATGACACACCCCATTATACATGTCGGGATCGATATCACCTCCACCAGAGAAAACTAAACCATCTAACTGAGCAAACATAGCAGCGAGGTTAGGTTCTCCCGCTGGAATTAGTATCGGTACACCTCCTGCCGAGCGTATTGCTTCCACATAAAATTTAGATAGAGAGAAATTGCCTGTAAGCATCTGTCCCGATGTGGTGATGCCAATCAGAGGCGGTTGAAACTTCATCTTACGTTTTAGTTTAAGTACAATCGCAGCATTTTGCTATTCTGCCATCCCTTTTGCTATTTTGCCCGATCGCAGCGAGTAGGTTGGTAACGCTGCCTACTTCTACTGCTAACTTTAAATACTTTCCCATTCGTCGCGACTAATACCTGCTTCAGCTAAAATCTGAGCCAGCAACCCTTTACTAATGTCACCTCTATGAGGGTTAGGTATTCGTAGGCGCAGGGTTCCTTATTATCATGAATTGGTGTTTTTTGCCTGAATAAGATCCATCAAAACCTAAAGCACGCAAGCAGGTAATTAAGTCTTTGCGGCTAATTGGTCCAAAAAGAGGCATCAAGCAGCTTCCTTTTTAAAAGAAAGATCGATATCATCTAGCACGGGAAGCTGATGTCCAAGCTGTAACCCCAAAAGAATCCAGCCTTCTAAAACCTCTTGTAGCTCGTCTCGGCAAGCTTCTAGAGTTTCTGCATTTGCCCACACACCTTGACAATCAGGAATTCTACCGTAAAAAGTTCCATCTTCTAGCAACTCATATGTTGCTTGATGCATTGCAGTTTCAATATATTTTATCAGCATCTGTCTTACTCAAACAATGTATCTAAATCTCAGTAGCCACTAACCACTTGCTCAACCTCAATCATGTTTATAGACAGCTTAGCTGTAGGGTGGGCAATGCCCACCACAAAATTAAAACTCGGCACTCAATGGCGCACGCGGGAAGGGAATGACATCGCGAATATTGCCCATACCCGTCATAAATTGGACTAACCTTTCAAACCCCAAACCAAAACCAGCATGAGGCACAGTACCATAACGGCGCAAGTCTAAATACCACCACAAATCGTCAGGATTGATATCTTGAGCTTGCATCCGTTTTTCTAAAACTTCTAACCGTTCTTCCCGTTGAGAGCCACCAATAATTTCGCCAATCTTAGGCGCGAGAACGTCCATAGCACGAACAGTTTTATCGTCATCGTTTACCCGCATATAAAAGGCTTTAATCTGCTTGGGATAATCGGTAACGATAACCGGCTTTTTAAATAATTCTTCTGCTAAGTAGCGTTCGTGTTCCGATTGTAAATCCAATCCCCACTCAACCGGATATTCAAAGGTTTTTGTGGCTTTTTCTAACTGCGCGATCGCCTCTGTATAAGTAATTCGTTCAAATTGGTTGTTGATAATATTATCAGCCGTTGCCAACACAGAATCATCAATTCGCTGATTGAAAAATTTCATATCTTCTGGACAAGTTTCCAAAACATATTTGAAAATATGCTTTAAAAACGCTTCTGCTAAATCCATATTTCCCACTAAATCGCAAAAAGCCATTTCTGGCTCCACCATCCAAAATTCTGCTAAATGTCGAGATGTATTAGAATTTTCTGCCCGAAATGTAGGACCAAATGTGTAGACGTTGCTAAACGCCATCGCCATGACTTCAGCTTCTAATTGTCCGCTGACAGTTAAAAAAGCTTGTCCGCCAAAAAAATCTTGGCTGTAATCGATTTTGCCGTTTTCAGTCTGCGGAATCTTTTTCAGATCCAAACTCGTAACTGTAAATAGTTCCCCCGCGCCTTCGCAATCGTTACGGGTAATCACAGGGGTGTGAACCCACAAGAAACTCCGTTCTTGAAAGAACTGATGGATTGCCGTCGCACAGGCGTTACGGACGCGAAAAACTGCCCCTAACGAATTGGTACGCGATCGCAAATGTCCGATTGTCCGCAAAAATTCAAATGAGTGGCGTTTTTTCTGCAATGGGTATGTTTCGGGATCGGCATCACCGAACACTTTTACGGTTTCGGCTTGCAATTCAATTCTTTGCCCTTTACCTTGCGAAGGCACTAGCACCCCGCTAATTTCCACCGAAGCGCCTGTATTAATCTGCTTCAGAGTTGCTTCGTAGTCTGGCATTTCCGCCTTCAGTACCGCTTGCAAACTTGCCAGGGACGATCCATCGTTCACTTCTACAAACGCAAACCCTTTTAAATCGCGTTTGGTGCGTACCCAACCCTGAACTGTCACAGACTCATCTGATTGTCCGTTGCGTAAAATTTCAATAATGCGTCGCTTCATAAAAGGGAGTAGGGAGTAGGGAGTAGGGAGTAGGGAGTAGGGAGTAGTGGGTAGTCAATCGTTTTAACCGTTCATTTTTGACTTTTGACTTGCCGATTACCCATTACCAATTACCCATTACCCAGTACATGACTTTAATATCCAGCCTACAATAACTCCTAAGCCACCGAAGCGGACAGCTTGCCAGAAAGGGGCTTTCAGGCTTCCCCAAGAAAATAATTGGCTTTCGAGGTTGACTTCTATAGTTTCTAGTTGTGCTTGAATTTGCTTTAGTTCTGCCTTTAACTGTACTTTTGAGTGTGGCGATCGCGATCGTTCGATGTCTCGCTTAACCTGTTTTAATTGCTGCTGGAGTTCTGCTTGCTGCTGTTTGTCTTGTTTTACTTGAGCGTAGCGTTGTTTCAGGGCAACAAGCGATCGCTCAACTTCGGCGATCGAGTTTTCCAACTCATCCTCTGATGGTGCAGGTGATTCTGATGGCTGTGGCGGTTGCATCGATATTTGTTAGATTAGCGATCGAAACTAATATGCCCACCAGTATGCTTCAACCTACCAAGTTGGATCGAAAATCATCGTTAAGCGAATTTAGCACGCAGGAACTAGCCCAAGCTTTGCTGGAAAGGTTGTCAATTTCCCCTGATGAGTGGCACAAGCTTAAGTCTAATCGTAAAGCTAGAGCCAACGAACAAGCAGCGGCGGCGATCGTCTTTTTACTTAAAGACCAACCAGAAGAAGCATTACCAAGGTTACAACAGGCAGTTGGCTGGTTAGATCGCTCGATCTCTGCTCCACCTTGCCCTACTCATCAAAAAGGGGTGAGGAGTGAGGAGTGAGGGAGAAAGAACCAGGAGACAGGGTAGACAAGGGGGACAAAGGAGCTTCTTCAGGTGCAGGGGAGCAGAGGAGAAATTTCTGAGGTTTTCCGACTTCCAAATTTTGAATTTTGAATTTTGAATTCCCCTCGCTCCTCGCTCCTCACTCCTTGCCCCTAATTAAGCATAGGTAAACGGAAGCGGCTACCCATTTGCTTACCAAGTCTGAGTTCTGTTCCGGCTGCGTTCCAAATTACGCGATCGAAGATTTTATATAGAATACAAGTACCGCGACCGTTTTCCGATTCTGTTGAAGGCAAATACGCTTCAGGATCGAGAGTGTCGCACTCACAGCAAGGACGCTCAAAACCGCAACCTTGATCGGAAATAATCCACCAGTAATGGTCGTCCGTGTAAGAAAATCGGACGATGACAACCTTACCGGGATCTAGCTTGTTCCCGTGTTTAGCTGCATTAACTAGTGCTTCCTGCAAACCCAGGCGTAGTTCTGCTTGCAACCGACACGGTACTTCTGCTAAGAGTAAATCGAGGATAGAACACAAATAGAGCGTAGAGGCAAAGCTAATCGTACTCCAGTTACGCCCAACTGGACGCGATGAGATAGTAATCACTACAAAAAACTCCGTAGCTTCCGGCTATTAATGACACGAACTTGCTGAGCGACAAACATAACGAATTAACAAACGCTAGGTACGATTTACTTCGTTTGTGTGCAGTCAAAGCAAACGTTGCTGACGTGCAATAGCTGAAAGAACTACTGCGAAGCTGTAAAAAACTTGTGCGTACGATCTGCGATCGCCACTCCATATAGACAACCAATCGAGCGAATCCAGCCTTTCTTCCTCAACAGCATATAGCCCCTTGGATATCTGCCAACCTTCAAAAACAACAGCCAACCTTATATATGCGTTATATATGCGTTGACTGTATTTTCACTTGAATTGTATTGATCGAGATTAAAATTGGCAGCTGCCTCTTAATCAATATTAGCATCTTTGTTATCTTCTATCCTACACATTTATGCGGATCTATCGTAATTATACCTAATAGGGGAGTTGGTAATGGGTAATGGGTAATGGGTAATTGTTATCAGTAGCTAGTGGCTGGTGGCTAGTGACTAGAAATTCTTCCTTGTCTTCCTTGTCTCCCTTGTCCCCCTTGTCCCCCTTGTCCTCCTTGTCCCCCTTCGCCCCCTAATCCCCACTCCCTTCGGTCGCGGGGACCCCTTGTCCCCCTTGTCCCCCTTGTCCCCCTTGTCCTCCTTGTCCCCACACCCCACACCCTACACCCCACTCTCCCTCTCCAAGAAGGCTGCACACTCCACATGGGCGGTTTGGGGGAAAAAGTCGGCTGGTTGGACTCTGGTAAGGCGGTATTTGCCATTTTGACAGAGTAATTTTAAATCGCGGGCAAGGGTGGCGGCTTTACAACTGACGTAGACGATCCGCTGCGGCTGGGTTTGCAGCAGGGTTTCGATGACGGCGCGATCGCATCCTTGGCGGGGTGGATCGAGCAGTACAATATCTGGAGTGGTTTCGAGTTGGGGAAGCAGTTTTTCGACTTCTCCGACTTGAAATGTGGTGTTGGTAATCTGGTTGAGTCGGGCGTTGTTTTGGGCTTGTTCAACGGCGGCGGATTGAACTTCTAAACCGATTGCTTGTTGCACTTTTTGGGCTAGCGGTAAGGTTAACGTGCCAATGCCGCAGTATGCATCTACTAAGATTTCGTCACCTTGTAAATTCAGGTGTTGAGTAATTTCCTGCAACAGGGCTTCAGCCGCCTCCGTATACACTTGAAAGAATGTATCGGGTAGCACATGAAACTTTAAATCCGCAAAAATTTCTAGTAGATACGGGTGTCCGGCAATACATCGGGTTTCACTGCCAAAAATAACGTTGGTGCGATCGCTTTGGCGATTTAACGAGACTCCGACTAGCTGCGGATACCTGTCTAACCATTCCTGCGCCTGGGCTTCAATTCCAGGTAAGTCCCAATCTTTTACTACCAGAGTTAGCAGCATTTCTCCTGTACGGCGACCAATTCGTAAGGCTAAATGGCGTACTTGTCCTCTGTGGTGTTTTTCGTCATATACCCGCCATCCCCGCTGTTGAATGTCTTGTTTGACTTCTGCTAGCAGAGGGTTGAGGCGAGGATCTTGGACGGGGCATTGATTTAGGTTAATTAACTGATGGCTGCCTTTTTGGTAGTAGCCTGCTTGGATTTGTCCTGTAGCCGATTTTCCCACGGGATATGTAGCTTTGTTACGATAACCGAGATCGGCATTCCCTGTTAAAACAGCATCGACAGGGGGATTAACAAAGCTGCCAATTCGTTCTAATGTCTGGATAACTTGATGGCGCTTGGCTTCCAGTTGATGTTCGTAGGCGATATGCTGCCACTGACAGCCGCCGCATTTATCAGCTACGATGCAGCGCGGACGAATGCGATCGCTAGAAGATTCGAGGAGTTCTTGGAGTTTACCGTAGGCGTATTGCGGCTTGACACGCACCAAACGCACCTTAGCGCGATCGCCTGGGGTCGTATCGGGAATGAAAACAACCCTACTGTTGACACGCCCCACCCCATCACCACTATCATTTAAGTCGGTAATGGTTACTTCTACTAAGTCGCCCTGTTGCCAGCGGTCGGGAGTGCGATCGATCATGTTTTGTAAATTTTGTCCCCTTGTAACAGACATAACTGAAAAGATCCCTTTATTTGGGGGACATGAAATCGCTAAACTACAAATGATATTCTGACTCATTACCTATAATCATGAGTGTAGTAAGCCAAGTTATTCTCAAAGCCGATGATGAGCTGCGCTATCCCAGCGCTGGCGAACTCGAAAACATTAAAAACTTTTTGCAAACAGGCATACAGCGGATGCGCATCGCCGCAACCCTAGCCGAAAACGAAAAGAAAATCGTTCAGGAAGCAAGTAAAAAACTGTGGCAAAAACGTCCTGACTTTATCGCCCCTGGTGGAAATGCCTATGGCGAACGTCAGCGGGCGCTGTGTTTGCGGGACTACGGCTGGTATCTGCGTCTAATTACTTATGGCGTGCTAGCTGGGGATAAAGAGCCGATTGAAAAGATCGGTTTGGTCGGTGTCAGAGAAATGTATAATTCTCTGGGCGTTCCCGTTCCTGGTATGGTTGAGTCAATTCGCTGTTTGAAGAATGCTTCTTTGTCTCTATTGAGTGCGGAAGAAGCAGCAGAAGCAGCACCTTATTTTGACTATATCATTCAGGCGATGTCATAGTTTTTGAGTTTGCTAAAGTAGCTCAAATTTGTTTTGGTTTAATATCAGCAAATGTCTCCCCACTCTTGGTAGTGACTGTGGCAGGTTTTATGTCAGGTTGCTAGCAAGTGGTGGGGAAACTTTTTTTATTTGTTTTGGAGTCGCGATAGGTATGATTTTAAAATTTCAATGTTTCCTGGTGGAGCAGTGACTGTATTAGGATCGTTTTTTATTCTCAAGTAGTGTTCTTGTAAAGCAGCTTTGCGAATGCTGTCGTGTTCTTCTCCTACGTGTTCTAGGGCAAAGTCTATCAGTTCCTCGTTTGTCATTTGCTGAAGTTGCGATTTAAATTTCTCAGACATATTTTCTACTTGCATAGATTTAAGCTATTAATGTCACGCAAAGACGCAAAGGCGCAAAGAAATGTATAGATTTTTCTAGTGATGAGAAGTAAAGATCGTATGGGCAATGCTCATCCTAACTATTAGTTGTAGATACTTACTAGCCTTCAGAAGATAAGCTTGAGTGGGATAATTTAGTTGCGAAAACTCAACCTAAACTGATTGCTGCTGCTAAACGGGCTAGACAAGAGATTGCTGAAGGATTAGCACAGCCTTTAGATTACGACAAGCTATGATTACGATCGCTTTTTCCAATAAAAATTTTGATTGAATTCAATTTAGCTATCGCAATCTACACCATAACTTGTAGGGGCGCACAGCTGTGTGCCCCTACGAAACCGATTTAACGCATATCGTAACCGAACAAATTTGGATCGACTTCTCCTAGTTGCAAATCTGCCAAACCATATTCACTCCAACGCCTTTCTACCATTGCTGCTACATTAGGATCGGATTCTAAAGGTGCGCCCCATTCATGTTCTGTTTCAGGGGGAATTTTGGTAGTTGCATCAATTCCCATGCGTCCGCCTAAACCAATTTTCTCGCTGGCGAAATCGAGGCTATCGAAGGGTGTATTGGGCAAAATAAACACATCTCTGGTAGGGTCAACTTTAGAACTAATTGCCCATACTACCTGACGCGGATCGCGAATATTGATGTCCTTATCCACCACAATCACGAATTTAGTATAAGTGAATTGAGGTAAGGCACTCCAAAAAGCTAGAGCTGCCCGCCGCGCTTGCCCAGGGTAAGCTTTATCAATGGAGATAATCGCGGCTTTGTAGCTTAAAGCTTCCATTGGGAGGAAGAAATCGACAATTTCAGAAACTTGTTGCCGCAGAATAGGAGTATAGATCCGATTGAGCGCGATCGCCATCATTGCTTCTTCTTTTGGCGGACGACCGCTAAATGTGGTCAAATAAATTGGATCTTGGCGGTGAGTCATGCAGTGGAAACGCACCAAGGGCGAATCTTCCAATCCACCGTAATAACCCATATGATCGCCGAAAGGACCATCGGGTAAAACTTCCCCTGAGGTAATGGTTCCTTCTAAGACAAATTCGGAGTCGGCGGGAACTTCTAAATCTACGGTTTTGCACTTTGCTAAGTTCACTCCAGAACCGCTATAAAGTCCGGCGAACAGCCATTCTGATAAATCGACAGGGATAGGAGTAGCCGCCGCCATGATAATTAAAGGATCTACACCAAGGGCGATCGCAATTTCTAATTTCTTACCTTTTTCTGCGGCTTTACGCAAATGTCTTGCCCCACCCCGTACCGATAACCAATGTACGGTCATCGTGTTACGCGATTGTAGTTGTAAGCGATACACGCCGACGTTAGGCGTACCTGTCTCGCAATCTTTGGTAATGACTAAACCCAGCGTGATAATTTTGCCTGCATCCCCTGGATAGGGACGGATTAGGGGAAGTTTATTTAAATCGAGTTCGTCGCCTTGAATCACGACTTGCTGACAAGCGGGAAAAAAGTCTCTTCCTGGTTTGGCTTTGACAACATCAAATAACACCTTGCCAAATTCTACCGCTTGAGAAATCTTCTTCGGTGGTTTTGGCTGTTGCAGCATACTCAGCTTTTTCCCCAGTTCTTCTAATTCTTGGGGTGTCTGCATGTTCATCGCCCAGCAGATCCTTTCTACCGTCCCCATCAAGTTAACTGCTACGGGATGGGGCGAACCTTTGACGTTCTCGAACAATAAACCAGGACCACCTTGTTGTAACATCCGGTTAGAAATCTCGGCAATTTCTAAATCGGGATCGACTAATGCGGTAATTCGCCGCAATTGTCCTCTTTCTTCTAGAAGTTTGATGAATCCCCGCAAATTTCTCATATGGAAAGTGAGTAGTGAGTGGTGAGTGGTTGTCTGTTGGTCTGCGATCGCACCTCCCACTATTATTTATAATTATGAGAAAATATGACAAATCGAGCGAGAAATATCTGGCGATCGCTTACTGTGGCTTTATGTGTTGTTTTAATAGTAAGGTAAGTTCTTCCTTACTAATTTCACCTTGAGCTACTTGTAGTACTATTTGGTAGGCTTGCTCATCAGAAAAGCTTAAATTGCAGCCATTTAAACGCAAAAACGCTTCCATTGCACCAAAAGCAGTACGCTTATTGCCATCTAGAAATGGATGATTTTTGGCAATATGATAGAGATAAGCAGCTGCTTGTACGTGAATCGTAGGATGCAGTAACTCACCAAAGAAAGTTGCTTTTGGTTGGAAGATGGCAAATTCAAGTAAGCCTTCATCTCTGATACCAGGCAGACCACCAAACTGTTCGAGTAAAATTTGGTGAATAATCAAAATATCATTTAGTTCTAAAAATTCAGGATTCTGCAAGGCGACGGTAAACCTCCTGACGTTCTTCAAGAGAAACTAAGAAAGCTTGTACTGCCTTGCTATGATTTGTTTCCGACTTTCGCTTCAGTGAGTAGATCGATTCTAAAATTGCCTGCAACTGAGGTTCGCTGAGGGAATCAATTTCTTGGATAATTTTTTCTCTGGTATTCATTTTGCGATTGGTAAGTGGTAATTGATAATTGGTAATTGGTGATTTTCACTTTTGTCATTTTCAATGACGAATATTTAATGTATCTTGTTTAATTTTTCGTTCTTGGATAGTGCCGATCGCCTTTATAGCTAAAGTCTCAATTCGATTATATAAT
This window of the Chroococcidiopsis thermalis PCC 7203 genome carries:
- a CDS encoding DUF6439 family protein; this encodes MLQPTKLDRKSSLSEFSTQELAQALLERLSISPDEWHKLKSNRKARANEQAAAAIVFLLKDQPEEALPRLQQAVGWLDRSISAPPCPTHQKGVRSEE
- a CDS encoding type II toxin-antitoxin system HicB family antitoxin — translated: MLIKYIETAMHQATYELLEDGTFYGRIPDCQGVWANAETLEACRDELQEVLEGWILLGLQLGHQLPVLDDIDLSFKKEAA
- a CDS encoding ChaB family protein translates to MLYRTNQDLPAEIRDRLPEAAQDLYRAAYNSTIQWYGETAQAHKAALTAVKIYSARNLVTSV
- a CDS encoding allophycocyanin subunit alpha-B, which encodes MSVVSQVILKADDELRYPSAGELENIKNFLQTGIQRMRIAATLAENEKKIVQEASKKLWQKRPDFIAPGGNAYGERQRALCLRDYGWYLRLITYGVLAGDKEPIEKIGLVGVREMYNSLGVPVPGMVESIRCLKNASLSLLSAEEAAEAAPYFDYIIQAMS
- the hisIE gene encoding bifunctional phosphoribosyl-AMP cyclohydrolase/phosphoribosyl-ATP diphosphatase HisIE encodes the protein MSSNPELNSFAQAIPLDKIRYDERGLVPAIVQDYLDGTVLMLAWMNRESLQKTLETGETWFWSRSRTELWHKGATSGHIQKVRSLRYDCDSDAILISAEQIGDIACHTGERSCFHREDGQIVPPPADTLSQLFAIISDRRDNPQEGSYTCKLLAGGDNKILKKIGEESAEVVMAFKDDEPDAIAGEVADLLYHTLVALAHHHVDLKDVYRKLQQRRR
- a CDS encoding ATP-binding protein; translation: MITISSRPVGRNWSTISFASTLYLCSILDLLLAEVPCRLQAELRLGLQEALVNAAKHGNKLDPGKVVIVRFSYTDDHYWWIISDQGCGFERPCCECDTLDPEAYLPSTESENGRGTCILYKIFDRVIWNAAGTELRLGKQMGSRFRLPMLN
- a CDS encoding UbiD family decarboxylase codes for the protein MRNLRGFIKLLEERGQLRRITALVDPDLEIAEISNRMLQQGGPGLLFENVKGSPHPVAVNLMGTVERICWAMNMQTPQELEELGKKLSMLQQPKPPKKISQAVEFGKVLFDVVKAKPGRDFFPACQQVVIQGDELDLNKLPLIRPYPGDAGKIITLGLVITKDCETGTPNVGVYRLQLQSRNTMTVHWLSVRGGARHLRKAAEKGKKLEIAIALGVDPLIIMAAATPIPVDLSEWLFAGLYSGSGVNLAKCKTVDLEVPADSEFVLEGTITSGEVLPDGPFGDHMGYYGGLEDSPLVRFHCMTHRQDPIYLTTFSGRPPKEEAMMAIALNRIYTPILRQQVSEIVDFFLPMEALSYKAAIISIDKAYPGQARRAALAFWSALPQFTYTKFVIVVDKDINIRDPRQVVWAISSKVDPTRDVFILPNTPFDSLDFASEKIGLGGRMGIDATTKIPPETEHEWGAPLESDPNVAAMVERRWSEYGLADLQLGEVDPNLFGYDMR
- a CDS encoding type II toxin-antitoxin system death-on-curing family toxin, with translation MQNPEFLELNDILIIHQILLEQFGGLPGIRDEGLLEFAIFQPKATFFGELLHPTIHVQAAAYLYHIAKNHPFLDGNKRTAFGAMEAFLRLNGCNLSFSDEQAYQIVLQVAQGEISKEELTLLLKQHIKPQ
- the rlmD gene encoding 23S rRNA (uracil(1939)-C(5))-methyltransferase RlmD; protein product: MSVTRGQNLQNMIDRTPDRWQQGDLVEVTITDLNDSGDGVGRVNSRVVFIPDTTPGDRAKVRLVRVKPQYAYGKLQELLESSSDRIRPRCIVADKCGGCQWQHIAYEHQLEAKRHQVIQTLERIGSFVNPPVDAVLTGNADLGYRNKATYPVGKSATGQIQAGYYQKGSHQLINLNQCPVQDPRLNPLLAEVKQDIQQRGWRVYDEKHHRGQVRHLALRIGRRTGEMLLTLVVKDWDLPGIEAQAQEWLDRYPQLVGVSLNRQSDRTNVIFGSETRCIAGHPYLLEIFADLKFHVLPDTFFQVYTEAAEALLQEITQHLNLQGDEILVDAYCGIGTLTLPLAQKVQQAIGLEVQSAAVEQAQNNARLNQITNTTFQVGEVEKLLPQLETTPDIVLLDPPRQGCDRAVIETLLQTQPQRIVYVSCKAATLARDLKLLCQNGKYRLTRVQPADFFPQTAHVECAAFLERESGV
- the asnS gene encoding asparagine--tRNA ligase, whose translation is MKRRIIEILRNGQSDESVTVQGWVRTKRDLKGFAFVEVNDGSSLASLQAVLKAEMPDYEATLKQINTGASVEISGVLVPSQGKGQRIELQAETVKVFGDADPETYPLQKKRHSFEFLRTIGHLRSRTNSLGAVFRVRNACATAIHQFFQERSFLWVHTPVITRNDCEGAGELFTVTSLDLKKIPQTENGKIDYSQDFFGGQAFLTVSGQLEAEVMAMAFSNVYTFGPTFRAENSNTSRHLAEFWMVEPEMAFCDLVGNMDLAEAFLKHIFKYVLETCPEDMKFFNQRIDDSVLATADNIINNQFERITYTEAIAQLEKATKTFEYPVEWGLDLQSEHERYLAEELFKKPVIVTDYPKQIKAFYMRVNDDDKTVRAMDVLAPKIGEIIGGSQREERLEVLEKRMQAQDINPDDLWWYLDLRRYGTVPHAGFGLGFERLVQFMTGMGNIRDVIPFPRAPLSAEF
- a CDS encoding gamma-glutamyl-gamma-aminobutyrate hydrolase family protein, coding for MKFQPPLIGITTSGQMLTGNFSLSKFYVEAIRSAGGVPILIPAGEPNLAAMFAQLDGLVFSGGGDIDPDMYNGVCHPTIYNIDPERDRSEISLAQLALATEIPILGICRGLEILVVATGGSLIPHLPDEFGEVIAHRADQALSTEHTVKIAPDTHLAQIVGTLEVPVVSWHHQAVGTIPSEWRIAAKAPDGVIEALEHGNHPWAIALQWHPEMSIQDSSQYRIFHAFVTAARTRMGMWKTA